The following coding sequences lie in one Salmo salar chromosome ssa13, Ssal_v3.1, whole genome shotgun sequence genomic window:
- the mare1 gene encoding microtubule-associated protein RP/EB family member 1 isoform X1, with translation MAVNVYSTSVTGDNLSRHDMLSWINESVQMNYAKIEQLCSGAAYCQFMDMLFPGCIPLKKVKFQAKLETEFLHNFKLLQTSFKKMGVDKIIPVDKLIKGKFQDNFEFVQWFRKLFDANYDGKDYDPLGARQGQDTAPTPNPGQVASKPRKPTTVQFHSSPPLIRPAARVAPTRSTTMVTKPPPRSAGSALRRPGGAEDVERVELAQEVSSLKATVQDMEKERDFYFGKLRSIEVICQEVDGEADTTMQKILDVLYATDEGFVIPDAEGEEPEEF, from the exons ATGGCTGTCAACGTTTACTCCACATCTGTGACCGGCGACAACCTTAGTCGCCATGATATGCTATCTTGGATCAACGAGTCTGTACAGATGAACTACGCCAAGATTGAGCAGTTGTGCTCAG GTGCTGCTTACTGTCAGTTCATGGACATGCTTTTCCCTGGATGCATCCCTTTGAAGAAGGTAAAATTTCAGGCAAAACTAGAGACTGAGTTCCTCCACAACTTCAAACTTCTGCAGACCAGTTTTAAGAAGATGGGGGTTGACAAG ATCATTCCTGTTGATAAACTGATAAAAGGCAAGTTCCAGGACAACTTTGAGTTTGTGCAGTGGTTCAGGAAATTATTTGATGCCAACTACGATGGGAAGGATTATGACCCACTCGGTGCTCGCCAGGGCCAGGACACTGCTCCTACGCCCAACCCAGGGCAGGTCGCATCCAAGCCAAGGAAGCCCACCACTG TACAGTTCCACAGCTCCCCACCTCTTATCAGACCAGCGGCGAGAGTCG CTCCCACGAGGTCTACAACGATGGTAACCAAACCCCCGCCCAGGTCAGCAGGGAGTGCCTTGCGGAGGCCCGGAGGGGCAGAGGACgtggagagggtggagctagCCCAGGAG GTCAGTTCCCTGAAGGCCACTGTCCAGgacatggagaaagagagagacttttATTTTGGAAAGCTGAGGTCCATTGAGGTCATCTGCCAGGAAGTGGATGGAGAGGCAGATACAACTATGCAGAAGATTCTGGACGTTCTCTACGCCACTGAT GAGGGGTTTGTTATTCCTGATGCTGAAGGAGAAGAACCAGAAGAGTTCTGA
- the mare1 gene encoding Microtubule-associated protein RP/EB family member 1 encodes MAVNVYSTSVTGDNLSRHDMLSWINESVQMNYAKIEQLCSGAAYCQFMDMLFPGCIPLKKVKFQAKLETEFLHNFKLLQTSFKKMGVDKIIPVDKLIKGKFQDNFEFVQWFRKLFDANYDGKDYDPLGARQGQDTAPTPNPGQVASKPRKPTTAPTRSTTMVTKPPPRSAGSALRRPGGAEDVERVELAQEVSSLKATVQDMEKERDFYFGKLRSIEVICQEVDGEADTTMQKILDVLYATDEGFVIPDAEGEEPEEF; translated from the exons ATGGCTGTCAACGTTTACTCCACATCTGTGACCGGCGACAACCTTAGTCGCCATGATATGCTATCTTGGATCAACGAGTCTGTACAGATGAACTACGCCAAGATTGAGCAGTTGTGCTCAG GTGCTGCTTACTGTCAGTTCATGGACATGCTTTTCCCTGGATGCATCCCTTTGAAGAAGGTAAAATTTCAGGCAAAACTAGAGACTGAGTTCCTCCACAACTTCAAACTTCTGCAGACCAGTTTTAAGAAGATGGGGGTTGACAAG ATCATTCCTGTTGATAAACTGATAAAAGGCAAGTTCCAGGACAACTTTGAGTTTGTGCAGTGGTTCAGGAAATTATTTGATGCCAACTACGATGGGAAGGATTATGACCCACTCGGTGCTCGCCAGGGCCAGGACACTGCTCCTACGCCCAACCCAGGGCAGGTCGCATCCAAGCCAAGGAAGCCCACCACTG CTCCCACGAGGTCTACAACGATGGTAACCAAACCCCCGCCCAGGTCAGCAGGGAGTGCCTTGCGGAGGCCCGGAGGGGCAGAGGACgtggagagggtggagctagCCCAGGAG GTCAGTTCCCTGAAGGCCACTGTCCAGgacatggagaaagagagagacttttATTTTGGAAAGCTGAGGTCCATTGAGGTCATCTGCCAGGAAGTGGATGGAGAGGCAGATACAACTATGCAGAAGATTCTGGACGTTCTCTACGCCACTGAT GAGGGGTTTGTTATTCCTGATGCTGAAGGAGAAGAACCAGAAGAGTTCTGA
- the LOC106567213 gene encoding WD repeat-containing protein on Y chromosome: MTCWQVTGILYINERIYVSGWSKRVMWYLDDKEEDTMEHRVWDQYHSDDIYSMHAHGSKMLVTASYSGDIIVWNIDSGQAFCRFNASESPLPLIPIRVIEKPGQVVTVMSPDGLGKEDEDDVWLRSMVEFLETVSQTLNPQARRPSCANPAYTNVIQQINQARRCSIPEPPPDPVIQGPRANMRHGRRGSISAPVSALLPQSVTVSMGRRTTLLPRHKTKTINLDELEKPRFAVEKVLFLATRERSPDTAILLTSSADGYIYAWSISRNGGLLGKFRAVHSKGPIICAMSTDRQDQILLTGDSNLWDIEKYCYRMRGRVAEEESSNEDSEVASTHTSVLQSGGTTETGGGAGQRDFAGMECVPDPP, encoded by the exons ATGACTTGTTGGCAGGTTACAGGGATTCTGTACATCAACGAGAGGATTTATGTATCAGGCTGGAGCAAACGGGTTATGTGGTATCT GGACGATAAGGAGGAGGATACGATGGAGCACCGTGTGTGGGACCAGTACCACTCAGACGACATCTATTCCATGCACGCCCACGGCAGCAAGATGCTGGTGACTGCCTCCTACAGCGGTGACATCATTGTCTGGAACATAGATTCAGGACAAGCCTTCTGCCGTTTCAACGCTAGCGAGAGCCCCCTGCCCCTCATACCCATACGG GTGATAGAGAAACCAGGCCAGGTGGTGACTGTTATGAGTCCAGACGGTTTGGGGAAGgaggatgaggacgatgtgtGGCTCCGCTCTATGGTGGAATTTCTTGAGACCGTGAGCCAGACTCTCAACCCTCAGGCTCGTCGTCCCAGCTGTGCCAACCCTGCCTACACCAACGTCATACAG CAAATCAATCAAGCCCGGCGTTGCAGTATTCCAGAGCCCCCTCCTGATCCTGTGATTCAGGGGCCTCGCGCCAACATGCGACAT GGCCGGAGGGGTAGCATCTCGGCTCCAGTCTCTGCTTTACTGCCCCAGTCGGTCACAGTCTCCATGGGCAGGCGGACGACACTGCTGCCCAGACACAAGACCAAGACCATCAACCTAGACGAGCTGGAGAAGCCTCGGTTTGCAGTGGAGAAG GTGTTGTTTCTGGCCACCCGTGAGCGTAGCCCTGACACGGCCATCCTCCTGACCAGCTCAGCAGACGGCTACATCTACGCCTGGTCTATCAGCCGTAACGGAGGGCTGCTGGGGAAATTCCGTGCCGTGCATAGCAAGGGGCCAATCATCTGTGCCATGTCCACTGACAGACAGGACCAGATACTGCTCACTGGAGACAGCAAC CTGTGGGACATTGAGAAGTACTGTTACCGTATGAGGGGCAGGGTGGCTGAGGAGGAATCATCCAATGAGGACTCTGAGGTTGCCTCAACTCATACCTCCGTACTGCAAAGTGGAGGGACCACGGAGACTGGTGGTGGAGCAGGACAAAGAG ATTTTGCGGGGATGGAGTGTGTCCCTGACCCCCCCTAG